AGACTGTCCCATCGTCATCCAAGTGCAGGAGCCACGGGCCCGCAGAGTACAGTGCATCCGCTGCAATGAGGTCttctggtgagacacacacagatgCCCGCACATACAGCTCTTACGCCCAGATGCCCGCACATACAGCTCTTACGCCCAGATGCCCGCACATACAGCTCTTACGCCCAGATGCCCGCACATACAGCTCTTACGCCCAGATGCCCGCACATACAGCTCTTACGCCCAGATGCCCGCACATACAGCTCTTACGCCCAGATGCCCGCACATACAGCTCTTACGCCCAGATGCCCGCACAAGGTGTCAAATAATATGCATCATGTCAGATGAACATATGCACTGATCATATCATTGACTCCCTGCAGATTCCCTTTTTAATGTTTCTCTACATCCGCCCTCAGTTTCAAATGCCGGATCATGTACCACGCCCCAACAGACTGCCCAACCATCCGAAGGTGGCTAACCAAATGTGCAGACGATTCAGAGACCGCCAACTACATCAGTGCACACACTAAAGATGTAAGACTGCACACACACGCAATTGTGTGATTTTCCAATATTTTCCTTTgcttttgtacataatgtttaaTAGTGTGTATTTTTCAGTGTCCTAAGTGCAATATCTGCATTGAGAAGAATGGAGGCTGCAATCACATGGTGAGTGAGGATGGAATCCAGCATTATCTCAAGGTTATACCAACTATGGGCACATTGACATTTGTATTAGTGTTCTATAAATCTCTGGCACTAAGTCATTTCAAACTCTACATGTTCTTTATATTGTTTCTATATAATCAGGCTTTAAATGAATCAGACAGCTAGCTAGACAACTGCCGGACAACCTCCATCTTATGACATCAGAATTATTCAAATACAATTTTCCCAATTAGAATTCCCCTTGAGAGAGACTGCCTACTGCTTTCTTGCCGGGCTATATGCTGAATTCACTAATGCTTTAGCTCCTGTCTTTATTCAGACCAGACACTTTTAAATACTAATGGATTCTCAAGTCATTGAACGATATTCTATGTAATGTTAGAGCTGCCAAATGACTGATGTTGCGTTTCCTCTCTGTTTCAGCAATGCTCCAAGTGCAAACACGGTATGTATCCAATTATACTTACAGCTTTGCACCTAATTAGCTTTTCTACCGATCATCATTTGTCAGTTCAACTGACTCCAGCCATATGTAGCCCATTTTGACATATCATATAGTTTTTTCACTAATGTCAGCATCACTGTGCATGTAGACTTCTGCTGGATGTGTCTGGGGGACTGGAAGACCCATGGCAGTGAGTACTATGAGTGCAGTCGCTACAAGGAGAACCCAGACATCGTCAACCAGAGCCAGCAGGCACAGGCCAGAGAGGCCCTCAAGAAATACCTCTTCTACTTTGAGAGGGTgagatgcatacacacaaacatgctaCTACCACTGACAAGAACATATGACAGTCAAACATCTGCTCACACTGAGTATTATGTGGAATTAAGTGAACCTTTCTGAAGTATCACAATGTTTAATGTAAATAGATGACATTAACGACATCAAATCACTGCGTGGCCAGAGTAACTGTGTTAATCAGGTGGCCTGTGGTTTGTTTAGTACTTGGCACCACCACCATCAGCACCTGTAATGTCAACCAGAGCCATATAATTTAGAATAAAATAAGAAAATATTATATCAATACATACTGTGCACTTTCAAGGATAGTATATACATGAATGTTCCTCagtcacacatacttacacagaAGTAGTCTTCACATTCTCTTGTACTTTTAGATCATGGGAACTCAATCTCCCATACATGTTAAAAACAAATCTGTGAATGTTACAAGCAATGACGACATGTCAAATTAACACTTAGATACCTCTCAGAATCACCCAAAACATGCTTATTAAGTATGTGACTTTCTTGAGGGTGTGTTGTGTTTTATTTGAttacattttgtctgtcatgttTTCTTACTGTTTCTCCAGTCCAGACTATGACCGTGTGTTTGTCTCTTTAGTGGGAGAACCACAATAAGAGTCTCCAGCTGGAGGCTCAGACGTACCAGCGGATCCAGGAGAAGATCCAAGAGCGGGTGATGAACAACCTGGGCACCTGGATAGACTGGCAGTACCTGCAGAACGCTGCCAAGCTGCTGGCCAAGGTACTACTGCCCCTGCCTGCCTCAGTCACACACAaaggaaaaaacacacacattaacaccgGAATGTATAGGGCTTTTCACACTACAAATTAGTATGTAACCGAGGCAGCACAGTTTGGTTCAGGTTGGCATTATGGTGTGAAAGGAGTATCTGTGTACTTATTTTAACTACTACACTGTGCTTAAACCAATAACAAGTCATGCTTATCTCTTATCTGTTTGTCCCACAGTGTCGCTACACACTGCAGTATACTTACCCCTACGCCTACTACATGGAGTCTGGTCCTCGTAAAAAACTGGTGAGAATCCTgtcttgttctgtgtgtgtgtgtgtgtgttagtagtaTAAGCTAACAAAGGCTTAGTAAGCTATATTAAATGTATCTAGTCAAATGCTAATTATCTATATTATAATACCGTATGCCACTTAATTAACTGTGGGGGGGTCTCCACTTACAATTTAGCCCTGATTTCTAAGGGGGGGAAGCACGTCGTCCTGTTACATGCTACTGGTCATTTTATATTTCgctgtgttttgtatttttgtttattttcccGGTTTTTGTGTTTTCAGAATGTTCGTTGCTGTGGGAGATCGTGCTGTCACAATGCATATGATGTAGGCAATTGTAGGCCAATTTGGAAACTGTAGAATGATTACATTACCCATAATACTCATTGACTGAACATTCCAAATTACCATTGCAATTATGCTGCGTTCAGTTGCTAGTCGGAACTAAGAAACTCCGAAATTTGACTTGGAAGCTCGTTGTAGAAACAAAATGTTTCCCACTTAAGTACCAGAACCAACCAATAGGACTCTCCATGCAAATAACTTGCATTCTTTTGATTTCGGAGGTTCTGAGTTTCCGATAGGACTTGAATGCAGCATTATGCATCACAAGGCATTTATTGATCACAATAGTATTTATATTGTGTAGGGCAGGCCAGTAACCTTTGGACATAATTGCTTTAAAAGAGGGGAATTCCACTCATATTTTTAAAGCTTTTATTTAGAAAGATTATAAATTACAAGGGGATATCAACTTTTTCCTGGTGAGGAGTCACGTGTTGAGAGTTACCACTCAGCCACAACTCTGTATACCTACTTAAATTTGTAACCACATTTTCAGTATTGTACACACAGGATGACATTTAGCAGTGAGCAAAATAATAGCTTATTAGCAGCATGAATTTGTGCTTTGCAGGGGGGTTATTGCGTGAACGATTCTGTGACGGTTGCAGTCCACAAAGATGAAATTGAATTGATCAGATCCATAAATTAACGGGCAGGGTGCCGCTAGTTGCTTATGACATATCAAACATGCCGTCTGAAATGAATGTGTTTTTCTATCCTTTTCAGTTTGAGTACCAGCAGGCCCAGCTTGAGGCAGAGATTGAGAACCTGTCTTGGAAGGTGGAGCGAGCAGACACCtacgagagagggagtgagggggagcTGAGCGCCAATGACCGAGGGGTAAGAAAGGGGGGGTTTGGGAGGTTTCCAGATTGGGACTTGCATTGGCTGGGATCACAGGGGAGTTGAGGGGTATTGGCATGTCTTGGGAAATTGGAAGGACCAAAAAGATGTTGCAGCATATTAATTTATTAGACCATTGTGTGAAGAATTTAACTCCTTCATAAGTCATTCATGACCCTCTGTTTCCCTCAGGATCTGGAGAATCAGATGCACATTGCTGAGCAGAGGAGACGCACGCTGCTGAAGGATTTTCACGACACCTGAAGTTACCATCCTACTGCAAAGCACCAACAGCtccctccttcatccctccctcattAAGTGCTCTATTTGTCTGCTACAGGGTCTCAGAATggcacagtccccccccccccccccatttagaTCTGTCAACAACGCCACATTCTTACACACTACACCATGAAATGAGAAAGCATGCGCATGCTcgcgcactcacacatacactcttcagaaaataaaacaaattcttaatttTCCTCCCACGCGGTCCCACCATCCTTCTACTTTTCTTCTCACATTGTTCACCTTTTTCTGGAAATGGCTGTTGATAGTTAGATCGTTTAAGAAACggaaaat
This genomic stretch from Oncorhynchus kisutch isolate 150728-3 linkage group LG24, Okis_V2, whole genome shotgun sequence harbors:
- the LOC109869821 gene encoding E3 ubiquitin-protein ligase ARIH2-like isoform X1, producing the protein MSVDMNSQASDSNEDDFGVNSEEDEDDDGGDDEDQGDIVDYYDGVAGDMEQQGADSFDPEEYQFTCLTYSEIQKVLCKEVNSIAAILKVLPAVAKLVLVHFHWQVSQILDRYKSNSSQLLSEAQVQPSSTCRSVPTPQSLQCGVCLQLVRRDALLALPCQHSFCKTCWEQHCTVLVKDGMGVGISCMAQDCSLQMPEDFVLPLLPGEELKDKYRRYLFRDYVESHFQLQLCPGADCPIVIQVQEPRARRVQCIRCNEVFCFKCRIMYHAPTDCPTIRRWLTKCADDSETANYISAHTKDCPKCNICIEKNGGCNHMQCSKCKHDFCWMCLGDWKTHGSEYYECSRYKENPDIVNQSQQAQAREALKKYLFYFERWENHNKSLQLEAQTYQRIQEKIQERVMNNLGTWIDWQYLQNAAKLLAKCRYTLQYTYPYAYYMESGPRKKLNVRCCGRSCCHNAYDFEYQQAQLEAEIENLSWKVERADTYERGSEGELSANDRGDLENQMHIAEQRRRTLLKDFHDT
- the LOC109869821 gene encoding E3 ubiquitin-protein ligase ARIH2-like isoform X2 translates to MSVDMNSQASDSNEDDFGVNSEEDEDDDGGDDEDQGDIVDYYDGVAGDMEQQGADSFDPEEYQFTCLTYSEIQKVLCKEVNSIAAILKVLPAVAKLVLVHFHWQVSQILDRYKSNSSQLLSEAQVQPSSTCRSVPTPQSLQCGVCLQLVRRDALLALPCQHSFCKTCWEQHCTVLVKDGMGVGISCMAQDCSLQMPEDFVLPLLPGEELKDKYRRYLFRDYVESHFQLQLCPGADCPIVIQVQEPRARRVQCIRCNEVFCFKCRIMYHAPTDCPTIRRWLTKCADDSETANYISAHTKDCPKCNICIEKNGGCNHMQCSKCKHDFCWMCLGDWKTHGSEYYECSRYKENPDIVNQSQQAQAREALKKYLFYFERWENHNKSLQLEAQTYQRIQEKIQERVMNNLGTWIDWQYLQNAAKLLAKCRYTLQYTYPYAYYMESGPRKKLFEYQQAQLEAEIENLSWKVERADTYERGSEGELSANDRGDLENQMHIAEQRRRTLLKDFHDT